Proteins from one Candidatus Bathyarchaeota archaeon genomic window:
- a CDS encoding 2-phosphosulfolactate phosphatase: MKKTKTQNLTQEKVPVSLELNAKDAAKAVSRGDVLVVIDVLRCCSTIVTALANGAKEVIPTKTIKEAQALHKKHPEFLLAGERRGLKPKGFDLGNSPLEFSSNIVKEKHVVLTTTNGTKVICLSKNARWVLIGAFFNAKAVAKTAFEIAEKEKIGISFVLSGTHGRFSLEDSMCAGAIVENLPADKIECSDAVLAASLTFQQSCRQLTEIIQRGSHARYLKDIGHEEDVKFCCQLNAYPVVPVYKAESVVLLSLDEESTFS; encoded by the coding sequence ATGAAGAAGACAAAAACGCAAAACCTGACTCAAGAAAAAGTGCCAGTAAGCCTAGAACTGAATGCAAAGGATGCTGCGAAAGCAGTAAGCAGAGGAGACGTGCTTGTTGTCATTGACGTTTTGAGGTGCTGCTCCACCATTGTCACGGCGTTAGCGAACGGCGCTAAAGAGGTGATTCCAACAAAAACCATTAAAGAAGCCCAAGCACTTCATAAGAAGCACCCCGAGTTTTTGTTAGCTGGCGAAAGAAGAGGACTAAAGCCCAAAGGATTCGATTTAGGAAACTCGCCGCTGGAATTTTCTTCCAACATTGTGAAAGAAAAGCATGTAGTTTTGACCACAACAAATGGGACAAAGGTCATTTGTTTATCCAAAAATGCAAGGTGGGTGCTGATTGGAGCCTTCTTTAATGCTAAAGCTGTTGCCAAGACCGCTTTTGAAATCGCTGAAAAAGAAAAGATTGGGATTTCCTTTGTGCTTTCGGGGACGCACGGACGTTTTTCGCTAGAAGACTCCATGTGTGCAGGTGCAATTGTGGAGAACCTTCCAGCCGATAAAATCGAGTGTTCAGATGCTGTTTTAGCGGCGTCGTTAACTTTTCAACAATCGTGTAGACAGTTAACTGAGATTATTCAACGTGGAAGCCACGCACGATATCTTAAAGACATAGGGCATGAAGAAGATGTGAAGTTTTGCTGTCAGCTTAATGCTTATCCAGTTGTTCCAGTATACAAAGCTGAAAGTGTTGTGTTACTCAGTTTAGACGAGGAGAGTACGTTCAGTTAA
- a CDS encoding 30S ribosomal protein S5 has protein sequence MRSTEEKVEGWKPRTRLGKMILEGHISSIEEVFMEGLKIREPEIVDVLLPDLQEEVIDINLVQKQTDAGEKSRFKAIVAVGNRDGYVGLGSGKAKQVRNAIEKGAVDARLNVTLVRRGCGSWECGCGKPHSLPFRVRAKCGGVEIVLIPGPRGLGVVANEAAKVILGLAGVKDCWTRSYGSTKTVPSFAYAVFEALRKTYTLVMPSDWVG, from the coding sequence ATGAGATCCACGGAGGAAAAGGTGGAGGGGTGGAAGCCTCGTACAAGACTGGGGAAAATGATTCTTGAAGGCCATATCTCTTCTATTGAAGAAGTGTTTATGGAAGGGCTGAAAATACGTGAACCGGAAATAGTGGATGTTCTTCTTCCAGATCTGCAAGAAGAAGTTATTGACATAAATTTGGTGCAAAAGCAAACTGATGCTGGAGAGAAATCTCGATTTAAGGCGATTGTGGCTGTTGGAAACCGCGATGGCTATGTGGGTTTAGGTTCAGGAAAGGCGAAGCAGGTGCGTAATGCTATTGAGAAAGGCGCGGTGGATGCGCGTCTTAATGTTACTCTTGTTCGTCGAGGTTGTGGAAGCTGGGAATGTGGGTGTGGGAAACCGCATTCTTTGCCGTTTCGGGTTCGAGCTAAGTGTGGTGGAGTGGAGATTGTGTTGATTCCGGGTCCTCGTGGTTTAGGTGTTGTTGCGAATGAAGCGGCTAAGGTTATTTTGGGGCTTGCTGGGGTTAAGGATTGTTGGACGAGGAGCTATGGTTCTACTAAGACTGTTCCTTCCTTTGCTTATGCTGTGTTTGAGGCTCTTCGGAAAACGTATACTCTTGTGATGCCAAGTGATTGGGTGGGGTAG
- a CDS encoding 50S ribosomal protein L19e, giving the protein MSLRSQRRLAAELLNVGEGRVWIDPDRIEDVEAAITRQEIRRLIHEEIIQPRPKKGISRARARALHEKKKKGLRRGPGRKSGTTHARISKKRRWMKKIRALRKKLRELKTSRVITKSVYRKLYNKAGSGVFESTADLERYIKTRDLGRKR; this is encoded by the coding sequence TTGAGTCTTAGAAGTCAACGCCGATTGGCTGCCGAACTTCTCAATGTTGGTGAGGGGCGAGTTTGGATAGACCCTGATCGAATAGAGGATGTTGAGGCAGCAATTACTAGGCAGGAAATCAGAAGGCTAATCCATGAAGAGATCATTCAACCTCGACCCAAAAAGGGTATTAGTCGTGCTCGTGCACGGGCTTTGCATGAAAAGAAAAAGAAAGGATTAAGGAGGGGGCCCGGTCGAAAAAGCGGGACGACTCATGCAAGGATTTCTAAGAAGCGAAGGTGGATGAAAAAAATCCGAGCGCTACGAAAAAAGTTGCGTGAACTAAAAACAAGCCGCGTGATCACGAAAAGCGTTTATCGTAAACTCTACAACAAAGCTGGAAGCGGAGTGTTCGAGTCAACAGCAGACTTGGAGCGTTACATCAAAACCCGTGATTTAGGGAGGAAACGGTAA
- a CDS encoding 50S ribosomal protein L6 — MRVVEAVRSIEIPEEVDVKVEGRVVTVKGEKGTLTRDFSHASVFVQLEEDVIKIRANWPRKREAALVGTICSHIQNMMIGVTKGFTYKLKIVFSHFPISVKVREKTVTIENFTGERSPRIAKIMGNAKVMPKGDDVTVQGINIEDVSQTAANIEIATKIKKKDPRVFLDGIYTYERHEGMEE, encoded by the coding sequence ATGCGCGTAGTTGAGGCGGTTAGATCGATCGAAATTCCTGAAGAGGTGGACGTTAAAGTAGAGGGAAGAGTTGTAACAGTTAAGGGTGAAAAGGGAACACTAACGCGAGACTTTTCTCACGCCTCCGTATTTGTTCAATTAGAAGAAGATGTGATAAAGATTCGGGCGAACTGGCCTCGCAAAAGAGAGGCAGCCCTCGTGGGAACGATCTGCTCTCATATTCAAAACATGATGATAGGGGTGACAAAAGGATTCACTTACAAACTCAAAATCGTGTTCTCACACTTCCCAATATCTGTCAAAGTCAGAGAAAAAACAGTGACTATCGAAAACTTTACAGGGGAACGAAGCCCACGCATAGCCAAAATAATGGGTAACGCCAAGGTTATGCCAAAGGGCGATGACGTAACTGTACAAGGAATCAACATCGAGGATGTCAGCCAAACCGCTGCAAACATCGAAATAGCAACCAAAATTAAGAAAAAAGACCCCCGAGTGTTCCTTGACGGCATCTACACTTACGAGCGGCATGAGGGGATGGAAGAATGA
- a CDS encoding glycosyltransferase, whose product MRTLKTHIRGKKMISVVIPTFQEEKFIGATLASLLRADPSMEIIMVDGGSTDKTVETAKRYVNKIYVFKEKGVSKARNYGAARTGGEIILFIDASVIVPPYFIKAINNIFACPNVVGATCNNMPLNPKLSELIFFKILNTCIRFSMNVLPPTRFKFYPSGAFIAVRKEVFKKIGGFNEATTTSEDSDLIYQLSKRGKFVFINDLSVHESMRRPRQVGLFRLFRAWIKNYLIFLVYGVTSHEWTPIR is encoded by the coding sequence ATGAGAACCCTCAAGACCCACATAAGAGGAAAGAAGATGATTTCTGTAGTTATCCCCACCTTCCAAGAGGAGAAATTCATTGGTGCGACGTTAGCCAGTTTGCTTAGAGCCGATCCAAGCATGGAAATCATAATGGTGGATGGGGGAAGCACCGATAAAACTGTTGAAACCGCTAAACGTTACGTGAATAAGATCTATGTTTTTAAGGAAAAAGGGGTGTCCAAGGCTAGAAATTATGGTGCAGCTCGCACTGGAGGGGAGATCATACTGTTTATTGATGCAAGCGTTATCGTTCCACCTTACTTCATAAAGGCAATTAACAATATTTTTGCTTGTCCCAATGTCGTCGGTGCAACCTGTAACAATATGCCTCTGAACCCTAAATTATCTGAATTAATTTTTTTCAAAATTTTGAACACGTGTATCCGATTTTCCATGAACGTTTTGCCACCGACAAGATTTAAGTTCTATCCAAGCGGAGCGTTCATTGCTGTAAGAAAAGAAGTGTTCAAGAAAATCGGTGGGTTCAATGAAGCCACAACAACATCAGAAGATTCCGATTTAATATACCAATTATCTAAACGCGGAAAATTCGTTTTCATCAACGACTTGTCTGTCCATGAATCGATGAGACGCCCAAGGCAGGTAGGATTATTCAGACTATTTAGAGCATGGATCAAAAATTATCTAATATTTCTAGTCTATGGTGTGACATCGCATGAGTGGACTCCCATACGATAA
- a CDS encoding 50S ribosomal protein L32e produces the protein MKSEKKPETLAKERALRKRERIKGKKPDFRRQESWRYKRVEESWRRPRGIDSKMRKKVKGWPRSVEVGYRGPKKTRGLHPSGYAEALVYNVDDVEKVDPKTQAIRIARTVGARKRVEISARAEERGIHILNPREMKELEEEVEEEEKEKKEEKAE, from the coding sequence ATGAAAAGCGAGAAAAAACCAGAGACGTTAGCCAAAGAGCGGGCTTTAAGAAAGCGAGAACGCATTAAAGGCAAGAAACCCGATTTTAGGCGACAGGAAAGTTGGCGATACAAGAGAGTAGAAGAAAGTTGGAGGAGACCACGTGGCATAGACAGTAAAATGCGGAAGAAGGTAAAGGGCTGGCCCCGATCCGTGGAAGTTGGTTATCGTGGTCCAAAGAAAACTAGAGGTCTTCACCCCTCGGGATACGCAGAGGCTTTAGTATATAACGTAGATGATGTTGAAAAAGTTGATCCTAAAACGCAAGCCATCAGAATTGCTCGCACTGTGGGCGCGAGAAAACGAGTTGAAATCTCTGCCAGAGCCGAGGAACGAGGAATTCATATTCTAAATCCCAGAGAAATGAAAGAACTTGAAGAAGAAGTCGAGGAAGAAGAGAAGGAGAAAAAAGAGGAGAAGGCTGAATAG
- a CDS encoding 50S ribosomal protein L30: MKGKRKCLAVIRVRGLSGVFREIDETLRMLHLTRNCHATLIDDRASYLGMLRKAKDYLVWGEVSREGVALLLGKRGKLVGNKKLTEKYVQGIGYESIDDLAEAIYELKVEYSSLSGVKPLFRLHPPKKGFKGKVKKSYAAGGVTGYRGEVINDLIKRMA; encoded by the coding sequence ATGAAGGGGAAGCGAAAGTGTTTAGCGGTTATTCGGGTTCGTGGGCTGAGTGGTGTTTTTCGAGAAATTGATGAAACGCTTCGGATGCTTCATTTAACTCGGAATTGTCATGCTACATTGATTGATGATCGTGCCTCCTACTTGGGTATGCTGCGTAAAGCGAAGGATTACTTGGTTTGGGGTGAGGTTTCTAGAGAGGGTGTTGCGCTTCTTTTGGGGAAAAGGGGGAAGCTTGTGGGTAATAAGAAGTTGACTGAGAAGTATGTTCAAGGGATTGGTTATGAATCGATTGATGATCTGGCTGAGGCTATTTATGAGTTGAAGGTTGAGTATAGTAGTCTTTCTGGTGTTAAGCCTCTGTTTCGTCTTCATCCGCCAAAGAAAGGTTTCAAGGGGAAGGTGAAAAAGAGTTATGCTGCTGGTGGAGTTACTGGATATAGAGGTGAAGTTATTAACGATCTTATTAAGCGGATGGCTTGA
- a CDS encoding 50S ribosomal protein L5 — protein sequence MLKSKIEKVTVNISVGKSGEPLEKASKVLEQLTEQTPCKRKAKKTIRDFGIRKGEPIACIVTLRKEKAKNFLQKAFHTVDNKLSKDCFDRHGNFSFGIKEHIEIPGTKYVPELGIYGMDVSVTLGRPGYRVKRRHRARSKVGLDHLLTLEDAMLFIKDEFGVEIV from the coding sequence ATGCTTAAATCCAAAATTGAAAAAGTAACCGTTAATATTTCTGTCGGAAAGTCTGGAGAGCCTCTTGAAAAGGCATCAAAGGTTCTTGAGCAACTGACTGAACAAACGCCTTGTAAGCGAAAGGCCAAGAAAACAATACGGGATTTTGGTATCAGAAAAGGAGAACCGATCGCTTGTATTGTGACTCTTCGGAAGGAAAAAGCGAAGAATTTTCTTCAGAAAGCTTTTCACACAGTTGATAATAAACTTTCAAAGGACTGTTTTGATCGTCACGGAAACTTTTCTTTCGGCATTAAGGAACATATAGAGATACCTGGCACTAAATACGTGCCAGAACTTGGCATATATGGCATGGATGTTTCAGTTACTCTTGGTAGACCCGGATATCGCGTTAAACGGAGGCATCGTGCTAGATCTAAAGTTGGACTAGATCACTTGTTGACACTTGAGGATGCGATGTTATTTATTAAAGACGAATTCGGAGTTGAAATCGTATAG
- a CDS encoding 30S ribosomal protein S4e, with product MGKKGGKKHLKRKPAPKFWPIHRKEFVWVVRPKPGPHPTSRCMPLALIVRDILGFAKTRKEAKTIISQGKIKVNGKLQLEELFPTGLMDVISIPEMKKTYRILPSEKGLFLHSIGSEEALFKLCRIENKTVIKGGRMQLNLHDGRNIQVQVEDPQKPKKDVYQTLDVLKTSVPSQEITAHLKLGKDTHAIIVGGKNVGKYGKIVTVEKRPGQKRRGSLVTIEDENGNRFQTTLNFIFATGDTRPWISLPEDN from the coding sequence TTGGGGAAAAAAGGCGGAAAAAAACACTTAAAACGAAAACCAGCTCCAAAATTCTGGCCCATCCATCGAAAAGAATTCGTTTGGGTAGTCAGACCTAAGCCGGGGCCTCACCCAACTTCACGTTGCATGCCACTTGCACTTATTGTCCGTGATATTCTTGGATTCGCAAAAACACGAAAAGAAGCAAAAACAATAATTTCCCAAGGAAAGATAAAAGTCAACGGAAAATTACAACTGGAGGAACTTTTTCCAACAGGCCTAATGGACGTCATTTCCATACCTGAGATGAAAAAAACGTATCGAATTTTACCCTCTGAAAAAGGGTTGTTTCTTCATTCCATTGGGTCCGAGGAGGCGCTATTCAAACTCTGTCGAATCGAAAACAAAACTGTCATCAAAGGCGGACGTATGCAGCTTAATCTTCATGATGGAAGAAACATACAGGTTCAAGTGGAAGACCCCCAAAAACCTAAAAAAGATGTCTATCAAACATTAGATGTTTTGAAAACAAGTGTCCCTAGTCAAGAAATTACTGCACACCTGAAGCTAGGTAAAGACACGCACGCAATTATTGTTGGAGGAAAAAACGTGGGTAAATACGGCAAGATCGTTACCGTAGAAAAGCGCCCAGGCCAAAAACGCAGAGGCTCGCTGGTTACTATCGAAGACGAAAACGGAAATCGCTTCCAAACAACTCTTAATTTCATTTTCGCTACTGGTGACACCCGGCCGTGGATATCTTTGCCGGAGGATAATTGA
- a CDS encoding AIR synthase, whose translation MTRQSLSVGKLEPDVLKQLVFSCLGVADSRVILGPRIGEDASVIDFKDKVLVVHSDPITGAVENIGWLAVNIVVNDIATRGVKPLWMLIVLLLPNNMDTAKLKHITQQIDTAAKELGIAIVGGHSEVTPGIKRPIIVATAMGETEKGKLVQSSGAKVGDHVIITKGAAIEGTAILSSELAESLQIKINSGIVENAQKFIKKISVVKDALTAVKAGGVHAMHDATEGGIAGGLQEIAWASDVSVQVYEEKIPIYRETEAICRALNIDPLKTIGSGSLIISAHPDKAKEIVVALQKKGIQASIIGKVTSKKDKSCIFRRDGTTLNLSEPIKEEIWGILGKHYR comes from the coding sequence ATGACTAGGCAATCACTGTCGGTTGGAAAGCTTGAACCAGACGTGCTGAAGCAACTTGTTTTCAGCTGTTTAGGAGTGGCTGACTCTCGTGTGATTCTTGGTCCAAGGATTGGAGAAGACGCTTCGGTGATTGATTTTAAGGACAAGGTTCTTGTCGTTCACTCTGACCCGATAACTGGCGCTGTGGAAAACATCGGCTGGTTGGCTGTCAACATTGTCGTCAACGACATCGCAACTCGCGGAGTTAAACCACTTTGGATGCTCATTGTGCTTCTTCTGCCAAACAACATGGATACTGCAAAGCTGAAGCATATAACTCAGCAAATTGACACTGCAGCAAAGGAGTTAGGCATCGCTATTGTAGGCGGACACAGTGAAGTCACGCCGGGCATCAAAAGACCAATCATAGTTGCAACCGCCATGGGCGAAACAGAAAAGGGAAAACTTGTGCAATCAAGCGGAGCAAAAGTCGGCGACCATGTGATTATAACTAAGGGCGCAGCCATCGAAGGAACAGCCATCCTATCAAGCGAATTAGCTGAATCGCTCCAAATAAAGATCAACTCAGGAATTGTTGAGAACGCCCAAAAATTCATCAAAAAGATCAGCGTGGTAAAAGACGCCTTAACAGCAGTCAAAGCTGGAGGAGTTCACGCGATGCATGATGCTACAGAGGGAGGAATTGCAGGAGGACTACAGGAAATCGCATGGGCATCCGATGTAAGCGTCCAAGTCTACGAGGAGAAAATACCCATTTACAGAGAGACGGAGGCGATTTGCAGAGCCCTAAACATAGATCCCCTTAAAACCATCGGCTCCGGATCACTGATAATTTCTGCGCACCCAGACAAGGCTAAAGAAATAGTGGTCGCTCTTCAGAAAAAAGGTATTCAAGCGTCTATCATTGGCAAAGTGACAAGCAAGAAAGATAAATCCTGTATTTTTCGAAGAGACGGAACAACGCTTAACCTCTCTGAACCCATAAAAGAAGAAATCTGGGGAATCCTGGGAAAGCACTATAGATGA
- a CDS encoding 30S ribosomal protein S14, with product MGKQKPKKERKYGKGSRPCRRCGSYGAIIRRYGLYLCRQCFREVAEKLGFKKYE from the coding sequence ATGGGAAAACAGAAGCCAAAAAAAGAGCGAAAATACGGTAAGGGTAGCCGCCCATGCAGACGATGTGGTTCCTATGGAGCAATCATTCGTCGGTATGGACTGTATTTATGTCGTCAATGTTTTAGAGAGGTCGCTGAAAAACTTGGGTTCAAAAAGTATGAGTAG
- a CDS encoding glycosyltransferase has protein sequence MNVQGKNCVGRLVKTKVRTVSVVIPAFQEEKYIAATLSRLVNINNLIEIIVVDGGSKDKTVKVARRFTDKVYVLRERGIARARNYGAKRACGDVLAFLDADVITTTDFVEKVLETFSDSTVVGATCSIMPVKPRFHEKVFFHLHNSLTRILARFKPHCRGEFFVARRSEFLKVNGFDESLPCSEDHELAFRLSKRGRFVFIKDLTVYESLRRFRKLGLFMVVGIWLANYLSFVIRGKNVSKVWLPVR, from the coding sequence ATCAACGTCCAAGGAAAAAATTGCGTAGGGAGACTAGTGAAAACAAAAGTTCGAACTGTCTCGGTGGTCATTCCCGCTTTTCAAGAGGAAAAATACATAGCGGCAACATTATCCAGGCTAGTTAACATAAATAATCTCATCGAAATCATAGTGGTTGACGGCGGAAGCAAAGATAAAACCGTAAAAGTTGCAAGGCGCTTCACGGATAAGGTGTACGTACTGCGAGAACGAGGGATAGCTAGAGCGAGAAACTATGGGGCCAAACGAGCATGCGGAGACGTTCTTGCTTTTCTCGATGCAGACGTGATTACCACCACTGATTTCGTGGAAAAAGTGCTTGAAACGTTTAGCGACTCTACGGTTGTAGGCGCCACCTGTTCGATTATGCCTGTGAAACCGAGATTTCATGAAAAAGTTTTCTTTCACCTTCATAATTCTCTCACCCGAATTTTGGCTAGGTTCAAACCTCACTGTCGTGGAGAATTTTTTGTAGCCAGAAGAAGCGAGTTTTTGAAAGTCAACGGATTTGATGAAAGCTTGCCGTGCAGTGAGGACCATGAACTTGCGTTTCGGCTGTCAAAGAGAGGAAGATTCGTGTTCATTAAGGACCTAACCGTGTATGAGTCGTTAAGGCGGTTTCGAAAACTTGGACTTTTCATGGTTGTCGGCATATGGCTTGCCAACTATCTCTCTTTTGTTATACGTGGAAAGAATGTTTCGAAGGTTTGGTTACCCGTACGATGA
- a CDS encoding transglutaminase domain-containing protein codes for MRKSAFIVFALTVCLYTGIFVPIREVNTTSVPSKVRLFDPRTLYIHGYLVYKYNCPTPASIPIPVFVEVWANNFWSDVRILQTASSSGGRTLGVGYVKRNVTSGKYDLTEREDHNSIYGVQFNFTDVKPYQEIRTDVWIKLSISKVDMTDILNGTVGDVSEASSQLGADYGTYVNETYYWDYGNASVQNVIQEINQTAGGSNVYDIVYATIDWFSTHMVYKEHEDYPDQRLKASRILNETIEVTGDGEKRYGVCRHFAEVFVAIMRGFGIPCNLFNGLVFSDMGGTVGVVFSGGHAWCEVYMPNIGWVPLEVTISDRYIRDIVRVGLISPYYYLPIYKEFTNSEPEETEEQGEPKEPYEYLIAAYWSWGVGEVPVLTVEGLIHAVVSTPIINWILLVAVIVLIVNSIMVRRKIKTLTERTLLV; via the coding sequence GTGCGTAAATCAGCCTTTATTGTATTTGCCCTAACAGTTTGTCTATACACTGGGATTTTTGTTCCCATTCGTGAAGTAAACACTACAAGTGTTCCCAGCAAAGTACGACTGTTTGACCCACGAACATTATACATTCATGGATACTTGGTCTACAAATACAATTGTCCAACGCCTGCTTCAATTCCAATTCCAGTTTTTGTAGAGGTTTGGGCGAATAATTTTTGGTCAGACGTAAGGATTTTGCAAACTGCGTCAAGTTCTGGTGGGCGGACGTTAGGAGTCGGTTACGTAAAACGCAATGTTACTAGTGGAAAATACGATTTGACAGAAAGGGAAGATCATAATTCAATCTATGGTGTGCAGTTTAATTTCACTGATGTTAAGCCGTATCAGGAAATCAGAACGGACGTTTGGATCAAGCTTTCCATATCGAAAGTTGATATGACGGATATATTGAATGGAACTGTGGGGGATGTTTCTGAGGCAAGTAGTCAACTTGGTGCTGACTATGGAACGTATGTAAACGAAACATACTACTGGGATTACGGCAACGCAAGTGTTCAAAACGTGATTCAAGAGATTAACCAAACAGCTGGTGGATCCAACGTGTATGACATAGTCTACGCGACAATAGACTGGTTTTCCACTCATATGGTCTACAAGGAGCACGAGGATTACCCTGATCAGAGGTTGAAAGCCAGCCGGATACTGAACGAAACCATCGAGGTTACGGGTGATGGAGAAAAGCGATATGGGGTCTGTAGACATTTTGCCGAGGTTTTTGTTGCGATTATGCGGGGATTTGGGATTCCTTGCAACCTTTTTAATGGGTTGGTTTTTTCCGACATGGGTGGAACTGTTGGCGTTGTCTTTAGCGGGGGTCATGCGTGGTGTGAGGTGTACATGCCCAACATAGGATGGGTTCCGTTAGAGGTTACGATTTCTGACAGATATATTCGGGACATCGTTCGGGTGGGGCTCATTTCTCCATACTATTATCTTCCTATATACAAGGAATTTACAAACTCTGAGCCCGAGGAGACGGAAGAACAGGGAGAACCCAAAGAACCTTATGAATATCTTATCGCTGCCTACTGGAGTTGGGGTGTGGGCGAGGTTCCTGTACTAACGGTTGAAGGCTTAATTCACGCCGTAGTTTCGACGCCTATTATCAATTGGATTCTGCTGGTGGCAGTCATAGTCTTAATAGTCAACAGCATCATGGTGAGAAGAAAAATCAAAACGTTAACTGAACGTACTCTCCTCGTCTAA
- a CDS encoding 30S ribosomal protein S8 — MTPVDTLANGLTTIMNNEMRNKRECIISPASKLLGRVLRIMQLNGYIGEFEFVEDGRSGKFKIQLLGRINKCGAVKPRFPVRSNEFETWEKRFLPSRDIGVLVVSTSKGVLAHREVKKEKIGGRLLAFIY, encoded by the coding sequence TTGACACCTGTGGATACTCTTGCTAATGGGTTGACGACCATTATGAACAATGAGATGCGAAATAAGCGTGAATGCATAATTAGTCCAGCCTCTAAACTCTTGGGGCGCGTTTTGAGGATTATGCAACTGAATGGTTATATCGGCGAATTTGAATTTGTGGAGGACGGGCGTTCCGGAAAGTTCAAGATACAGCTTCTTGGTCGTATAAACAAATGCGGCGCCGTAAAACCCCGTTTTCCTGTGAGATCAAATGAATTTGAAACTTGGGAGAAACGTTTTCTCCCATCCAGGGACATCGGTGTTCTCGTGGTTTCCACTTCCAAGGGAGTGCTGGCTCATCGGGAGGTTAAGAAGGAAAAAATCGGGGGGAGACTCCTTGCTTTTATCTATTAG
- a CDS encoding ECF transporter S component, producing the protein MSQRTFASRPIQLAITAIFTSLVCVATMVFSIYVPLTKGFFNIGETMVFITALLFGPFIGAFAGGVGSMSADILLGYPHYAPATLIIKACEGSIVGILSRKRIKFKSKLQWKAFTFIIGLIAGVLLGGIGSLYYSGTVELSLGIPPPENPTAILFIPPEFWFSLGALVILLISLMGLVFEPEFGWLILTTLIGGSVMVIGYFIYQQFLLGPLFGYYVIAIAEIPVNIGQMTIGLIVALPIVRAIWRSLPSLKG; encoded by the coding sequence ATGTCTCAAAGAACTTTTGCGTCAAGACCAATCCAATTAGCTATCACAGCCATTTTCACATCGCTTGTATGTGTAGCCACTATGGTCTTCTCCATCTACGTACCACTCACAAAAGGCTTCTTTAATATCGGCGAAACCATGGTGTTCATTACGGCCCTTCTTTTCGGTCCATTTATCGGTGCTTTCGCAGGAGGAGTCGGTTCTATGTCCGCAGATATTCTTTTAGGCTATCCACATTACGCGCCAGCAACTCTTATCATAAAGGCATGCGAAGGGAGCATCGTTGGCATCCTCAGTCGCAAAAGAATTAAGTTTAAATCTAAACTCCAATGGAAAGCCTTTACATTCATTATTGGTTTGATAGCAGGAGTTTTATTGGGAGGAATCGGTTCCCTTTATTATAGCGGCACGGTAGAACTTTCTCTTGGCATCCCTCCACCCGAAAACCCCACCGCAATTTTGTTTATTCCACCAGAATTTTGGTTCTCACTAGGGGCTTTAGTGATCTTGTTAATCAGTTTAATGGGTCTTGTTTTTGAACCGGAATTTGGTTGGTTGATTCTCACGACACTTATAGGGGGTTCAGTGATGGTAATAGGTTATTTCATTTATCAACAGTTTCTTCTCGGTCCGTTGTTTGGCTATTATGTTATAGCAATAGCTGAGATTCCAGTGAACATCGGTCAAATGACAATTGGTCTCATAGTGGCTCTGCCAATAGTGAGGGCAATATGGCGTTCCTTACCGTCCCTCAAAGGTTAA
- a CDS encoding 50S ribosomal protein L18: protein MATGPSYRVPFRRRREGKTDYHSRRALVLSRLPRLIARGTLKHTITQVIEAKTSGDVVIASAHSCELMKTYGWQGSCKNVPAAYLTGLLCGCRAIVHGVKKAVLDIGLQCPSRGSRVFAVLKGVLDAGMMVPHDEKMLPDGKRICGEHIVDYANQLSSNPDAYQKSFSKQLSKGLRPEQLSEHFSLTKEKIVSSFKEEKT, encoded by the coding sequence ATGGCCACAGGACCCAGCTATCGTGTACCCTTCCGCAGACGGAGAGAAGGAAAAACTGACTATCATTCAAGAAGAGCTCTTGTTTTGTCTAGGCTGCCTCGATTAATAGCTCGAGGGACGTTAAAACATACTATCACCCAAGTCATTGAAGCCAAGACAAGTGGCGATGTAGTCATTGCGTCTGCTCACTCCTGCGAACTGATGAAAACTTATGGATGGCAAGGCAGTTGTAAAAACGTTCCAGCGGCTTATTTGACCGGGCTTTTGTGCGGTTGCAGAGCAATTGTCCATGGCGTGAAAAAAGCTGTTTTGGATATAGGTTTGCAGTGTCCTTCCCGAGGCTCGCGAGTTTTTGCTGTGTTAAAGGGGGTTCTTGACGCTGGTATGATGGTTCCACATGATGAAAAGATGCTGCCGGACGGAAAAAGAATATGTGGGGAGCATATTGTCGACTATGCAAATCAATTATCTTCAAACCCGGATGCCTATCAGAAATCGTTCTCGAAACAGTTGTCAAAGGGGTTGCGTCCTGAACAACTTTCTGAACATTTTTCTTTGACGAAGGAGAAAATTGTTTCTTCATTTAAGGAGGAAAAAACATGA